A window of bacterium contains these coding sequences:
- the rpmA gene encoding 50S ribosomal protein L27: MAHKKAGGSTALGRDSQGQRLGVKIYGGSKVTAGAIIVRQRGSGYRAGTNVKIGKDDTLYARVAGIVKFQQKKLRSFHGKTIIRSLVHVLSK, from the coding sequence ATGGCACATAAAAAAGCTGGAGGTTCAACCGCGCTGGGTCGCGATTCGCAAGGGCAACGCCTTGGCGTTAAAATTTATGGCGGTTCCAAGGTTACAGCCGGGGCGATTATTGTTCGTCAACGCGGATCAGGCTATCGCGCCGGTACCAATGTAAAAATCGGCAAAGACGATACGCTTTATGCGCGCGTAGCCGGAATTGTGAAGTTTCAACAAAAGAAATTGCGGTCATTCCACGGCAAGACTATCATTCGAAGTCTAGTACACGTGTTGAGCAAATAA